The following are encoded in a window of Struthio camelus isolate bStrCam1 chromosome Z, bStrCam1.hap1, whole genome shotgun sequence genomic DNA:
- the MRPL50 gene encoding large ribosomal subunit protein mL50, with the protein MAAGSALLAAGWRLGFGVAPRRTLWGGFRKKEEELEVDKVAEQEKKEPSLICPPPRSRKYFPPEDLQSSLEFLVKEIFGPSVPDNWQQTSLKENRLKYRLLAQLASELGHAVPNSQLHLMCSAKDVLNFYSTPVKDVSKFDELCAAELPPNLKITWEQ; encoded by the exons ATGGCGGCCGGCTCTGCGCTCCTGGCGGCGGGGTGGCGGTTGGGTTTCGGTGTCGCGCCGCGCCGGACGCTTTGGGGCGGCTTCAG gaagaaggaggaagaactaGAAGTAGACAAAGTAGCTgagcaagagaaaaaggaacCCAGCCTGATCTGCCCCCCACCACGCAGCAGGAAATACTTTCCTCCAGAGGATCTACAGAGTAGCCTTGAGTTTCTGGTCAAGGAGATTTTTGGACCCTCAGTTCCTGATAATTGGCAACAGACTTCCCTAAAAGAAAATAGGTTAAAGTATCGCCTCCTGGCTCAGCTCGCATCAGAACTTGGTCATGCTGTCCCCAATTCACAGCTCCACCTGATGTGCAGTGCTAAGGATGTCCTGAATTTCTACAGCACACCTGTGAAGGATGTATCAAAGTTTGATGAACTGTGTGCTGCAGAGCTACCCCCAAACCTGAAGATTACCTGGGAACAGTGA